In the genome of Hyphomicrobium sp. CS1GBMeth3, the window CGCGACGTTCTGTTCGCCTATTCGCGCGAGCGGCTTCTGGCATTCGTCGACAGCCATCGGGAGGATTCCGCTATCGGCGACATCCTCGCTCAGGCTTCACGCATCGATGGCGGAGACGATCCCATCGCCGCCTTGCAACGATGGCAGGATCGCGATGAGAAAATCCCGCCACTCAAGAAACTGCAGGGCATGATCTGGGAAGACGGCTATCGCAGCGGCGCCTTTCAGAGTCCGATCTTCCCCGATGCCATCGCCGCCTTGACGCGTTGGAGCGCGGAGGGTTTGCCGCTCTACATTTACTCGTCGGGCTCGACGAAAGCGCAGCTCCTGTTCTTTGCTCACAGCGCCGAGGGAGATCTTCGAGATTTGTTCTCGGGATACTTCGATACGGACATCGGCGCGAAAACAGAGGCGGCGTCCTATGCGCAGATTGCCGGGCACATCGACGTTCTCCCGCGCAGGATCGTCTTCTTCTCGGACAACGCGAAGGAGCTCGAGGCGGCGCGAATTGCCGGGCTCGCAGTCGTGCACGTGGTCAAGGACGAGACGCAGCCCACGCCGGCATTCCCCAGTGTCTCGGATTTCGCGGACATCGATATCGCTCGCCGCGCGGGCTAGCGTCCGATGAGACCGGCAGCATTCGTCCTTGCACGCAGTGCCGCGTTCGCCGGGCTAAGCGGCGCCTCCTTGCTTAAAGGCGCCTTTCACGGTGGGCGCGAATTTGAGCGAAGAGGAGCAACCACAATCGTGAATTGTGGACCCCCTTCAAAAGGAGGCGGCTAGGCTTGAGGTCTCGAGCGGCCGCATAAGCGCCGAACGCGTTTGCGCCGCATGATCGTCGGGCGGTGTCGTCCCGCAACCAGAGAGGATCAGCGTATGAGCATTCTCGGCAATATCATCTCCGGCATCTTCGGCGGCCCCGCCAAAGCTGAGGAGGCCCCGTCCGCTCCAGCAGCTCCCGTTCACTCGGAACCCGGGGACCTTGCGACCGCGACCCGGCCGCAGATTGCCGAGGCCGCGAAGCCTGCTCCCGCAGGAAGCGTGGACGTTGCGGCTACTCTCGACGATCTTGCGAAGAAGTCCGAGGACAAGGATCTCGACTGGCGCAGGTCGATCGTCGATCTGATGAAGATCCTGAAGCTGGACAGCGGCCTCAAGGCCCGCAAGCAGCTCGCGAAGGAGTTGAACTACACGGGCAACACCAAGAACTCGGCTTCAATGAACATCTGGCTGCACCAGCAGGTGATGGCCAGGCTGGTCGCCAACGGCGGCAAGCTGCCCGCCGATCTGCTCTCGTAAGCGGCGCCTACCATTGGGTTCGAGTTTTCGCCGCTGACTCGCCTTCTTATGCCTTGGCATGGGAACCGTCCCAGACGAGACCCCCGAAGCTCTAGCTAAGCCTTGCGCTTCTTTCGCGCGGCATACCGGGCATCGCGAAGAGCTTTCTGTTCCGCCAGCGCTGCGACCGCGAGATCTGCTTCTTCGCGTGCCTTGCGCGCGGCGATCGCTGCTCGCTCGGTTGCTTCTGCTTCTTCTCGGGCGCGCTGCTCGATTGCCGCCTGCGCCTTCGCTTCTTCACGCGCGACGCGCGCGGCAGCAATGGCCTCACGCTCGGCTTTGCGCTGAAGAACCTTCGGGTCATCTGCAGCGGGCTTCTCGGCGCGCTTCAGCATGGCCTGACGGGCCTGCGCAGCAGCCTGGAGGCGATCGCCGAAGTGCTTGTCGTTGAAATGCTTCATGTCGATCCGTTGCTTGAAGATTTGA includes:
- a CDS encoding DUF6481 family protein, producing MKHFNDKHFGDRLQAAAQARQAMLKRAEKPAADDPKVLQRKAEREAIAAARVAREEAKAQAAIEQRAREEAEATERAAIAARKAREEADLAVAALAEQKALRDARYAARKKRKA
- the mtnC gene encoding acireductone synthase yields the protein MTDAAARLEPSTQRPLRLEADAVLLDIEGTLSPISFVRDVLFAYSRERLLAFVDSHREDSAIGDILAQASRIDGGDDPIAALQRWQDRDEKIPPLKKLQGMIWEDGYRSGAFQSPIFPDAIAALTRWSAEGLPLYIYSSGSTKAQLLFFAHSAEGDLRDLFSGYFDTDIGAKTEAASYAQIAGHIDVLPRRIVFFSDNAKELEAARIAGLAVVHVVKDETQPTPAFPSVSDFADIDIARRAG
- a CDS encoding DUF3597 domain-containing protein, with translation MSILGNIISGIFGGPAKAEEAPSAPAAPVHSEPGDLATATRPQIAEAAKPAPAGSVDVAATLDDLAKKSEDKDLDWRRSIVDLMKILKLDSGLKARKQLAKELNYTGNTKNSASMNIWLHQQVMARLVANGGKLPADLLS